In a single window of the Amycolatopsis sp. cg5 genome:
- a CDS encoding STAS domain-containing protein, which translates to MTSQRPPRLSRTFGRTVIGSLSERFSITVTTFGTDRVVVTIAGDLDLANIDKVAGLTTGLPRPESQAFLVDLTDVLFCSSVGLNMLADLQRRANETEVDMALVVSSFPMRRTLRMTGMDRAFVVYRERAEALLALGITSPSDR; encoded by the coding sequence ATGACGAGCCAGCGTCCGCCCCGGCTCAGCCGGACTTTCGGCAGGACGGTGATCGGCTCACTCAGCGAGCGGTTTTCCATCACCGTCACCACCTTCGGCACCGACCGGGTGGTGGTGACCATCGCGGGAGACCTGGATCTGGCCAACATCGACAAGGTCGCCGGACTGACCACCGGCCTGCCGCGGCCGGAGAGCCAGGCTTTCCTGGTCGACCTGACCGATGTGCTGTTCTGCTCCAGCGTGGGGCTGAACATGCTCGCGGATCTGCAGCGCAGGGCGAACGAGACCGAGGTGGACATGGCGCTGGTGGTGAGCAGCTTCCCGATGCGCCGCACGCTGAGGATGACGGGGATGGACCGCGCCTTCGTGGTCTACCGCGAGCGGGCCGAGGCCTTGCTGGCGCTCGGTATCACTTCCCCGTCTGATCGGTAG
- a CDS encoding PucR family transcriptional regulator codes for MRLRALLDTPELGLSMLVGADALDRPFERVFTASLRDPSRYLTGGEVVLSGMQWPSPADASAFVDTLSDVGVVALGIGTAEVGGGPVPGFLVDACRAVGLPLFEVPVTVSFATITERVILGLAAERSEQGALDRHRRLVAVVTAGRGLPALVEAGAAELGADCWVLSATGRVITGTGEPPAAEHRAALARRFLLADRLPRVVTGKDGKAISLLAAASKDGHRVASWFLAVEGNHGRWDRARQEVAAEFANLVGLERSRFDETKRVENRAAEPLLRLALSEEASQAQIASRLPAAEFSATDPVFTLSASVQGGGPGLAPVIIDELFAPYRAPALVGNVDGEAFGLLRARALGYEKLDAFVAEVREAVRTIEPALGSASLAVGISRAPDAAGLHAAVHESRHARRLAELAPGRASVVAGDEVASHLLLLAAVPDELRRSFRARVLGPLLAYDAAHNSELVHTLKVFLEHSGSWTQTSAELHLHVNTLRYRVSRISELTGRDPARFADRVDLYLAGCFTQEWG; via the coding sequence GTGCGACTTCGAGCCCTGCTGGACACGCCTGAGCTGGGCCTGTCCATGCTGGTCGGCGCCGACGCGCTCGACCGGCCGTTCGAGCGCGTGTTCACCGCCAGCCTGCGCGACCCCAGCCGGTACCTCACCGGCGGCGAGGTGGTGCTGTCGGGCATGCAGTGGCCGAGTCCCGCGGACGCGAGCGCGTTCGTCGACACCCTGTCCGACGTGGGAGTGGTCGCGCTCGGCATCGGCACCGCGGAGGTCGGCGGCGGCCCGGTGCCCGGCTTCCTGGTCGACGCGTGCCGCGCGGTGGGCCTGCCCCTGTTCGAGGTCCCGGTGACCGTCTCGTTCGCGACGATCACCGAACGGGTGATACTCGGCCTTGCCGCCGAACGCTCCGAACAGGGCGCGCTCGACCGGCACCGCCGCCTCGTCGCCGTCGTGACCGCGGGCCGGGGCCTTCCCGCGCTGGTCGAGGCGGGCGCCGCCGAACTCGGCGCCGACTGCTGGGTGCTCAGCGCGACCGGCCGGGTCATCACCGGGACGGGTGAGCCACCGGCGGCCGAACACCGCGCCGCACTCGCCCGCCGGTTCCTGCTCGCCGACCGCCTGCCCAGGGTTGTCACCGGCAAGGACGGCAAGGCCATCTCCTTGCTCGCCGCGGCCAGCAAGGACGGGCACCGGGTCGCGAGCTGGTTCCTCGCCGTGGAAGGAAATCACGGCCGCTGGGACCGGGCCAGGCAAGAGGTCGCGGCCGAGTTCGCGAACCTCGTCGGCCTGGAGCGCTCCCGGTTCGACGAGACCAAGCGCGTCGAGAACCGCGCGGCGGAACCGTTGCTGCGCTTGGCTTTGTCGGAGGAAGCGAGCCAGGCCCAGATCGCGTCTCGCTTGCCTGCCGCCGAATTCTCCGCGACGGACCCGGTCTTCACGCTGTCGGCTTCGGTGCAAGGCGGCGGGCCCGGCCTCGCCCCGGTGATCATCGACGAGCTGTTCGCGCCTTACCGGGCACCGGCTTTGGTCGGCAACGTCGACGGCGAGGCGTTCGGCCTGCTCCGCGCCCGCGCGCTCGGCTACGAGAAGCTGGACGCCTTCGTCGCCGAGGTCCGCGAAGCCGTCCGCACGATCGAACCCGCGCTCGGCTCGGCGAGCCTCGCCGTCGGCATCAGCCGGGCGCCGGACGCGGCCGGGCTGCATGCCGCCGTCCACGAATCCCGCCACGCACGCAGGCTGGCCGAACTCGCACCGGGCCGCGCTTCGGTGGTCGCGGGCGACGAAGTCGCGTCACACCTGCTGCTCTTGGCGGCGGTTCCCGACGAACTGCGCCGCTCGTTCCGCGCGAGGGTTCTCGGCCCGCTGCTGGCTTACGACGCCGCGCACAACTCCGAACTCGTGCACACGCTCAAGGTTTTCCTCGAACATTCGGGCTCGTGGACGCAGACCTCGGCCGAACTTCACTTGCACGTCAACACCTTGCGGTACCGCGTCAGCCGCATCTCCGAGCTGACCGGGCGCGACCCCGCGCGGTTCGCCGACCGCGTCGACCTTTACCTGGCGGGCTGTTTCACGCAGGAGTGGGGATAA
- the uraD gene encoding 2-oxo-4-hydroxy-4-carboxy-5-ureidoimidazoline decarboxylase, with translation MFDLFTTHPDAERDLLACCASPRWAGRVAARRPFTDVDALVKAGDAELATLEWDGIVEALSAHPRIGDRAAGTGKEATWSRGEQAAAAESADDVKAQLAAGNAEYERRFDRVFLICATGLDASEILANLRVRLGNDDETEREVVRDELRKIVALRLRKLVAA, from the coding sequence ATGTTCGACCTGTTCACCACCCATCCGGACGCCGAGCGCGACCTGCTGGCCTGCTGCGCCTCACCGCGCTGGGCAGGCCGGGTCGCGGCGCGGCGGCCCTTCACGGACGTCGACGCCTTGGTCAAGGCGGGCGACGCCGAACTCGCGACCCTGGAATGGGACGGGATCGTCGAGGCGCTGAGCGCGCACCCCCGCATCGGGGACCGGGCGGCCGGGACCGGTAAGGAAGCGACCTGGTCACGCGGCGAGCAGGCCGCGGCCGCCGAGTCGGCCGACGACGTGAAAGCCCAGCTCGCGGCCGGAAACGCCGAGTACGAGCGCCGGTTCGACCGCGTCTTCCTGATCTGCGCGACCGGGCTGGACGCCTCGGAGATCTTGGCGAACCTGAGGGTCAGGCTCGGCAACGACGACGAGACCGAACGCGAGGTCGTCCGCGACGAGCTGCGCAAGATCGTCGCGCTCCGGCTGCGGAAGCTGGTGGCGGCGTGA
- the uraH gene encoding hydroxyisourate hydrolase, with protein MSLSTHVLDAAAGKPAAGVPVRLERRDGAVVFEGKTDDDGRISGWNPEAGVYRLVFEVDGEFYPEVVVTFRITDDTAHYHVPLLLSPFAYSTYRGS; from the coding sequence GTGAGCCTGTCCACCCACGTGCTCGACGCCGCCGCCGGCAAACCCGCCGCCGGTGTCCCGGTCCGGCTTGAGCGTCGCGACGGCGCGGTCGTGTTCGAGGGCAAGACCGACGACGACGGCCGGATCTCCGGCTGGAACCCCGAAGCGGGCGTGTACCGGCTGGTCTTCGAGGTCGACGGCGAGTTCTACCCCGAGGTCGTGGTGACCTTCCGGATCACCGACGACACCGCGCACTACCACGTCCCGCTGCTGCTCAGCCCGTTCGCATACTCCACCTACCGCGGAAGTTGA
- the pucL gene encoding factor-independent urate hydroxylase, whose protein sequence is MAIVLGENQYGKSENRVVRIDRDNEAHRITDLNVSVALSGDMTDTHLTGANDKVLATDTQKNTVFAFARDGIGEIEAYGLRLARHFVDSQESIHHSTVSIESYPWTRLGHHSFSRSGEGTRTAVVSYDGVKARVTGGIKDLTVLNSTGSEFWGFPRDQYTTLGETTDRILATAVSATWRFSVEDADWAKVYEAARESLLEAFADTHSLSLQQTLYAMGTRVLETVPELDEVSLSLPNKHHFLVDLEPFGLDNPGEVFFAADRPYGLIEGTVRREA, encoded by the coding sequence ATGGCGATCGTTCTCGGTGAAAACCAGTACGGCAAGTCCGAAAACCGCGTCGTGCGCATCGACCGCGATAACGAAGCCCACCGCATCACCGACCTGAACGTCAGCGTCGCGCTGTCCGGCGACATGACCGACACGCACCTGACCGGCGCCAACGACAAGGTACTGGCGACGGACACGCAGAAAAACACAGTCTTCGCGTTCGCCAGGGACGGCATCGGCGAGATCGAGGCGTACGGCCTGCGCCTGGCCAGGCATTTCGTGGATTCGCAGGAGAGCATCCACCACTCGACCGTCAGCATCGAGAGCTACCCGTGGACGCGGCTGGGGCACCACTCGTTCTCACGCTCCGGCGAGGGCACGCGCACGGCTGTAGTTTCCTACGATGGCGTGAAAGCCCGGGTCACTGGCGGGATCAAGGACCTGACCGTGCTGAACTCGACGGGCTCGGAATTCTGGGGCTTCCCGCGCGACCAGTACACGACGCTGGGGGAGACCACCGACCGGATCCTGGCCACCGCGGTGTCCGCGACCTGGCGGTTCAGTGTCGAGGACGCCGACTGGGCCAAGGTCTACGAGGCCGCGCGCGAGAGCCTGCTCGAGGCGTTCGCCGACACGCACAGCCTGTCGTTGCAGCAGACGCTCTACGCCATGGGCACTCGCGTGCTGGAGACCGTGCCCGAGCTGGACGAGGTTTCCCTTTCCCTGCCGAACAAGCACCACTTCCTCGTCGATCTCGAGCCGTTCGGCCTGGACAACCCGGGTGAGGTCTTCTTCGCGGCCGACCGGCCGTACGGGCTCATCGAGGGCACTGTGCGGCGCGAGGCCTGA
- a CDS encoding xanthine dehydrogenase family protein subunit M, translating into MDFLRPTTLAEALTMKSENPGAIPIAGGTDVMVEINFDHRRPAALLDLNRVGELHDHSFVDGRIRIGANVPYTRIIAELGHRLPGLAMAARTVGSPQIRNRGSVGGNLGAASPAGDSHPALLAAEAEVEIASARGTRIVAARDFYLGVKRNVLEPDELISAVWLDPATGPQQFSKIGTRNAMVIAVCAFGLALHADRGRVGTGVGSAAPTPRRAVDAEEFINGELDGLWESPRALNDSVKRRFGELVAQAASPIDDVRGSADYRRHALAVIARRTLGWAWDEYRGGGRQCA; encoded by the coding sequence ATGGACTTCCTGCGACCGACGACGCTCGCTGAAGCGCTGACCATGAAGTCGGAGAACCCCGGCGCGATCCCGATCGCCGGCGGCACCGACGTCATGGTGGAGATCAACTTCGACCACCGGCGCCCGGCCGCGCTGCTCGACCTCAACCGGGTCGGCGAGCTGCACGATCACTCCTTTGTGGACGGCCGGATTCGGATCGGCGCGAACGTGCCGTACACGCGGATCATCGCCGAACTCGGGCACCGCCTGCCCGGACTCGCGATGGCCGCGCGGACGGTCGGCTCGCCGCAGATCCGCAACCGGGGGAGTGTCGGCGGCAACCTGGGCGCCGCGTCGCCGGCCGGTGACTCCCACCCGGCGCTGCTGGCGGCCGAAGCCGAGGTGGAGATCGCCTCGGCGCGGGGTACCCGGATCGTGGCCGCCCGCGACTTCTACCTGGGCGTCAAGCGGAACGTGCTGGAGCCGGACGAGCTGATCAGCGCGGTCTGGCTCGACCCGGCGACCGGGCCGCAGCAGTTCAGCAAGATCGGCACGCGCAACGCCATGGTCATCGCCGTGTGCGCGTTCGGGCTGGCACTGCACGCCGACCGCGGGCGGGTCGGCACCGGCGTCGGCTCGGCCGCGCCGACGCCCCGGCGCGCGGTCGACGCCGAGGAGTTCATCAACGGCGAGCTGGACGGTTTGTGGGAATCTCCGAGAGCGCTGAACGACTCGGTGAAACGCCGCTTCGGCGAACTGGTCGCGCAGGCCGCGTCGCCTATCGACGACGTGCGCGGAAGCGCGGATTATCGGCGGCACGCGCTGGCTGTCATCGCCAGGCGGACGCTCGGCTGGGCTTGGGACGAATATCGTGGAGGAGGCCGTCAATGCGCGTGA
- a CDS encoding (2Fe-2S)-binding protein — protein MRVNVTVNGEHRQADNVWEGESLLYLLRERLGLPGSKNACEQGECGSCTVYLDDVPACACLVAAGQVEGREVRTVEGLAEGDRLDPIQESFVECGAVQCGFCTPGLLIQAHDLIERTGNPSDAEIREALAGNLCRCTGYEKILDAVRLAASKR, from the coding sequence ATGCGCGTGAACGTCACCGTCAACGGCGAACATCGCCAGGCGGACAACGTCTGGGAAGGCGAGAGCCTGCTGTACCTGCTGCGCGAGCGACTCGGCCTCCCCGGCTCGAAGAACGCCTGTGAACAGGGCGAATGCGGCTCCTGCACGGTCTACCTCGACGACGTACCCGCCTGTGCCTGCCTGGTCGCGGCCGGTCAGGTCGAAGGCCGCGAGGTGCGCACGGTCGAAGGGCTCGCCGAGGGGGACCGGCTCGACCCGATCCAGGAGTCCTTTGTGGAATGCGGGGCCGTCCAATGTGGCTTCTGCACGCCTGGACTGCTGATCCAGGCGCATGATCTGATCGAGCGGACCGGCAACCCGAGCGACGCCGAGATCCGCGAGGCGCTCGCCGGGAACCTGTGCCGCTGCACCGGGTACGAGAAGATCCTGGACGCGGTCCGGCTGGCGGCGAGCAAGCGATGA
- the pucD gene encoding xanthine dehydrogenase subunit D gives MSAPARSPQELNDTIAGGIGESPLRPDGTLKVRGEFAYSSDLWHENMLWGATLRSPHPHARITRLDIAPALAVPGVYAVLTHDDVPGENIYGLKYQDTPALAADRVRFQGEPVAILAADHPEIARQALKQIVVEYEVLEPITDPERAAHDDTLPHLHPDGNLVRYQRILKGDPDATADVVVSGVYEIGMQDQAFLGPESGLAVPDDDGGVDLYLATQWLHVDQRQTAKALGLPLEKVRLTLSGVGGAFGGREDLSMQIHSCMLALRTGRPVKMVYNRLESFFGHVHRHPAKMYYEHGATKDGKLVYVRAKLYFDGGAYASKTPVVVGNGTTLSVGPYNVPNAKIEGWGVYTNNPTCGAMRGLGAVQPTYAYESQMDKLAAALQMDPADLRILNAMSEGSTNVTGQLVDFPAPVGELIQRLKDMPLPPERTGPVDIRDMPGGASNTTHGEGVVRGVGYGVTIKNISYAEGLDDYSTARVRLEVIGGEAVALVHTAAAEVGQGLVTLQQQIARTELGVQRVTVHVADTSVGDAGSSSASRQTYITGGAVRNACRAVASAVRARFGRDDVVLAGGKLVASDGEALVSLVDVLGDEAVEETREYHHRKTYPLDPETGQGDAHVQYGFSAHRAVVDVDVDLGLVKVVQLDCAQDVGKAMNPDAVVAQIQGGSAQGLGLAVMEEILVRDGKVRNPSFTDYLIPTILDMPRMRVDVLERADPHAPYGVRGVGEPPTISATPAIANAIRAATGLELPRVPVRPEHITGTEEKK, from the coding sequence ATGAGCGCACCGGCGAGGTCACCCCAGGAGCTGAACGACACCATCGCCGGCGGGATCGGCGAGAGCCCGCTGCGCCCCGACGGGACGCTGAAGGTGCGCGGCGAGTTCGCGTACTCCTCGGACCTGTGGCACGAGAACATGTTGTGGGGCGCCACTTTGCGCAGCCCGCATCCGCATGCCAGGATCACCCGGCTCGACATCGCGCCCGCGCTCGCCGTGCCCGGTGTCTACGCGGTGCTGACCCACGATGACGTGCCAGGCGAGAACATCTACGGCCTGAAGTACCAGGACACGCCCGCTTTGGCGGCCGACCGGGTGCGCTTCCAGGGCGAGCCGGTCGCGATCCTCGCCGCCGATCACCCCGAGATCGCGCGGCAGGCGCTCAAGCAGATCGTGGTCGAGTACGAGGTGCTGGAGCCGATCACCGACCCCGAGCGCGCCGCGCACGACGACACGCTCCCGCATCTGCACCCGGACGGGAACCTGGTCCGCTACCAGCGGATCCTCAAGGGCGACCCGGACGCGACGGCCGACGTCGTGGTGTCCGGTGTCTACGAGATCGGCATGCAGGACCAGGCGTTCCTCGGCCCGGAGTCCGGCCTCGCGGTGCCGGACGACGACGGCGGTGTCGACCTCTACCTGGCCACCCAGTGGCTGCACGTCGACCAGCGGCAGACGGCCAAGGCACTCGGCCTGCCGCTGGAGAAGGTGCGGCTGACGCTGTCCGGCGTCGGCGGCGCGTTCGGCGGGCGCGAGGACCTGAGCATGCAGATCCACTCGTGCATGCTCGCGCTGCGCACCGGACGCCCGGTCAAGATGGTCTACAACCGGCTGGAGTCGTTCTTCGGGCACGTGCACCGGCACCCGGCGAAGATGTATTACGAGCACGGCGCGACCAAGGACGGCAAGCTCGTCTACGTCCGCGCGAAGCTGTACTTCGACGGCGGCGCGTACGCGTCCAAGACGCCGGTCGTGGTCGGCAACGGCACGACGTTGAGCGTCGGCCCGTACAACGTGCCCAACGCGAAGATCGAGGGCTGGGGCGTCTACACGAACAACCCGACCTGCGGCGCGATGCGCGGGCTCGGCGCCGTCCAGCCGACGTACGCCTACGAGTCCCAAATGGACAAGCTCGCCGCCGCGTTGCAGATGGACCCGGCCGACCTGCGGATCCTCAACGCGATGAGCGAGGGCTCCACGAACGTCACCGGTCAGCTGGTCGACTTCCCGGCGCCCGTGGGTGAGCTGATCCAGCGGCTCAAGGACATGCCGTTGCCGCCGGAACGCACCGGGCCGGTCGACATCCGCGACATGCCGGGCGGGGCTTCGAACACGACGCACGGCGAAGGTGTCGTGCGCGGGGTCGGGTACGGCGTGACGATCAAGAACATCTCGTACGCCGAGGGGCTCGACGACTACTCGACCGCGCGGGTGCGGCTGGAAGTGATCGGCGGCGAGGCCGTCGCGCTGGTGCACACCGCCGCGGCTGAAGTCGGCCAGGGCCTGGTCACGCTGCAGCAGCAGATCGCGCGGACCGAGCTGGGCGTGCAGCGGGTGACCGTGCACGTCGCGGACACCAGCGTCGGTGACGCCGGGTCCAGCTCGGCGTCACGGCAGACCTACATCACCGGGGGCGCGGTCCGCAACGCCTGCCGGGCCGTGGCCTCGGCTGTGCGTGCCCGGTTCGGGCGTGACGACGTGGTGCTCGCGGGCGGCAAGTTGGTCGCTTCGGATGGGGAAGCGCTGGTCAGCCTGGTCGATGTGCTCGGCGACGAAGCAGTCGAGGAGACCCGCGAATATCACCACCGCAAGACCTATCCGTTGGATCCCGAGACCGGGCAGGGCGACGCGCATGTCCAGTACGGCTTCTCCGCGCACCGGGCGGTCGTGGACGTCGACGTGGACCTGGGCCTGGTCAAGGTCGTGCAGCTCGACTGCGCGCAGGACGTCGGCAAGGCGATGAACCCCGACGCCGTCGTCGCGCAGATCCAGGGCGGCTCCGCGCAGGGCCTCGGTCTCGCGGTGATGGAAGAAATACTGGTCAGGGACGGCAAAGTCCGGAACCCGTCGTTCACGGACTACCTGATCCCGACCATCCTGGACATGCCGCGGATGCGGGTGGACGTGCTCGAACGAGCCGATCCGCACGCGCCGTACGGTGTTCGCGGCGTCGGTGAGCCCCCGACGATCAGCGCGACGCCGGCGATCGCCAACGCGATCCGCGCGGCCACCGGGCTCGAACTGCCCCGCGTGCCGGTACGACCCGAGCACATCACCGGAACCGAGGAGAAGAAGTGA
- a CDS encoding nucleoside deaminase, translating into MSTEEQWLAESVELATKNVAAGGGPFGALIVKDGEVIATGVNRVTPTLDPTAHAEVVAIREACQKLQTFKLDGCVLVSSCEPCPMCLSSALWARVDRVIFAADRHDAAKAGFDDLAFYELFDKPRETWDVPVTRVSNQDGFAPFAAWLDQPDRIDY; encoded by the coding sequence GTGAGCACCGAAGAACAGTGGCTGGCCGAAAGCGTCGAACTGGCGACGAAGAACGTCGCCGCGGGCGGCGGGCCGTTCGGCGCGCTGATCGTCAAAGACGGCGAAGTGATCGCGACCGGCGTCAACCGCGTCACCCCGACGCTCGACCCGACCGCGCACGCCGAAGTCGTCGCGATCCGCGAGGCGTGCCAGAAACTGCAGACGTTCAAGCTCGACGGCTGCGTGCTCGTTTCCTCCTGTGAGCCGTGCCCGATGTGCCTCAGTTCGGCGCTGTGGGCCCGCGTCGACCGGGTGATCTTCGCGGCCGACCGGCACGACGCGGCCAAGGCGGGGTTCGACGACCTCGCCTTCTACGAACTGTTCGACAAGCCACGCGAAACCTGGGACGTACCCGTGACCCGAGTGTCCAACCAGGACGGTTTCGCGCCCTTCGCGGCCTGGCTCGATCAGCCTGACCGCATCGACTACTGA
- a CDS encoding NCS2 family permease — MTQLQEPATKTSAPPRRPALERLFSISARGSSVPREIRGGVTTFVAMAYIVLLNPLILGASADITGAKLSMAQITTATALSAAVMTILMGLIGNAPLAMAAGLGINGIVAFQMAPTMTWAQAFGLVVLEGLCIVAMAVSGVRERIMNAIPAPLKTAITVGIGLYIALVGLVSAGFVTRTPDAANTPVPVRLGVDGHLDGWPIAVFCFGLLLMVVLIARKVPGAVLISIGVATVFAVILHDGFGLGEWGRTEPTLPSHLFAAPDFGLVGHVDLFGGFASAGALTATIFLFTLVLSGFFDAMGTITSVSDEAGLSKFGKVPRMGRILFVDGAGAVAGGVTGASPNTVFLESAAGVGEGARTGLASVVTGVLFAVTLLFTPLAGVVPAQAAAPALVVIGGMMMAQIRNIPWQETDYTIPVFLTVALIPFTYSITNGVGAGLIAFVLIKTCKGRWREAGWLLTVLAAIFALYFGVDGLKALIT, encoded by the coding sequence ATGACTCAGCTTCAGGAACCCGCAACAAAGACCTCGGCTCCACCCCGTCGACCAGCTCTCGAGCGGCTTTTCTCGATCTCAGCCCGCGGTTCCAGTGTTCCACGGGAAATACGCGGCGGCGTCACCACTTTCGTCGCGATGGCTTACATTGTTCTGCTCAACCCGCTCATTCTCGGCGCTTCGGCGGATATCACCGGCGCCAAATTGAGCATGGCCCAGATCACGACCGCGACCGCGCTTTCGGCCGCCGTGATGACCATCCTCATGGGACTGATCGGCAACGCGCCGCTCGCCATGGCCGCCGGGCTCGGCATCAACGGCATCGTCGCCTTCCAGATGGCGCCGACGATGACCTGGGCGCAGGCGTTCGGGCTGGTCGTGCTCGAAGGCCTCTGCATCGTGGCGATGGCCGTCAGCGGGGTCCGCGAGCGGATCATGAACGCCATCCCGGCGCCGCTGAAGACCGCGATCACGGTCGGCATCGGCCTCTACATCGCGCTGGTCGGCCTGGTCAGCGCGGGTTTCGTCACCAGGACCCCGGACGCGGCGAACACCCCGGTACCGGTGCGGCTCGGTGTCGACGGGCATCTCGACGGCTGGCCGATCGCGGTCTTCTGCTTCGGGCTGCTGCTCATGGTGGTGCTGATCGCCCGGAAGGTGCCGGGTGCGGTGCTGATCAGCATCGGCGTGGCGACCGTGTTCGCGGTGATCCTGCACGACGGGTTCGGGCTGGGGGAGTGGGGCCGCACCGAGCCCACGCTGCCGTCGCACCTGTTCGCGGCCCCGGACTTCGGGCTCGTCGGACACGTCGACCTGTTCGGCGGCTTCGCCTCGGCGGGCGCGCTCACCGCGACGATCTTCCTGTTCACGCTGGTGCTTTCCGGCTTCTTCGACGCGATGGGCACCATCACGAGCGTCTCGGACGAGGCGGGGCTGTCGAAGTTCGGCAAGGTGCCGCGGATGGGCCGGATCCTGTTCGTCGACGGCGCGGGCGCCGTCGCGGGCGGTGTCACCGGCGCGTCGCCGAACACGGTGTTCCTGGAGTCGGCCGCCGGCGTCGGCGAAGGCGCGCGCACCGGCCTGGCGAGCGTGGTCACCGGCGTGCTGTTCGCGGTGACACTGCTGTTCACGCCGCTCGCCGGCGTGGTACCGGCGCAAGCCGCGGCGCCCGCGCTGGTGGTGATCGGCGGGATGATGATGGCCCAGATCCGCAACATCCCTTGGCAGGAAACGGATTACACCATCCCGGTGTTCCTGACGGTCGCGCTCATCCCGTTCACCTACTCGATCACCAACGGCGTCGGCGCTGGCCTCATCGCGTTCGTGCTCATCAAGACCTGCAAGGGCCGCTGGCGTGAAGCCGGCTGGCTGCTCACCGTCCTGGCCGCGATCTTCGCGCTGTACTTCGGCGTCGACGGCCTCAAAGCCCTGATCACGTAA
- a CDS encoding XdhC family protein — protein sequence MRDIAEELRGWDEPFAVATVVAVRGSAPREIGASMAVRADGSVIGSLSGGCVEGAVYELAQQVLTTGVPVRSEFGFSADDPFAVGLTCGGSLDILVQRADPAIRTALVSEEPVAVVRVLGDGPSAAVFADHHVGDASFVDEARSMLASGATGIVRLGSLEVFIDSWVAPPSMLIFGAIDFAAALSSVGRFLGYHVVVCDARSTFATSARFPDAHEVIVDWPHRYLAGVATDRRTAICVLTHDPKFDIPVLTAALRREVAYIGALGSRRTHTDRLARLRSAGLSSAELARLRSPIGLDLGSRTPAETAISIAAELIALRRGGTTEPLTTSTGPIHPEKNPNASFGPWDVPKAALGTC from the coding sequence ATGCGGGACATCGCGGAGGAGCTACGCGGCTGGGACGAACCGTTCGCCGTCGCCACCGTGGTCGCCGTCCGGGGCAGCGCGCCCCGCGAGATCGGCGCCTCGATGGCCGTCCGCGCCGACGGCTCGGTCATCGGCAGCTTGTCCGGCGGCTGCGTCGAAGGCGCGGTCTACGAACTCGCCCAGCAGGTGCTGACCACCGGCGTGCCGGTCCGCTCCGAGTTCGGCTTCTCCGCCGATGACCCGTTCGCGGTCGGCCTGACCTGCGGCGGCTCGCTGGACATCCTCGTCCAGCGAGCCGACCCCGCGATCCGCACCGCGCTCGTTTCGGAAGAGCCGGTCGCCGTGGTCCGGGTACTGGGCGACGGCCCGTCCGCAGCGGTCTTCGCCGACCACCACGTCGGCGACGCGTCCTTTGTGGACGAAGCCCGTTCGATGCTCGCTTCTGGAGCGACGGGCATCGTCCGCCTCGGCTCGCTGGAGGTCTTCATCGACTCGTGGGTCGCGCCGCCGTCGATGCTGATCTTCGGCGCGATCGACTTCGCGGCGGCACTGTCCTCGGTCGGCCGGTTCCTCGGGTACCACGTGGTCGTCTGCGATGCCCGTTCCACCTTCGCCACCTCCGCGCGTTTCCCGGACGCCCACGAGGTGATCGTCGACTGGCCCCACCGCTACCTGGCTGGTGTGGCGACCGACCGGCGCACGGCCATCTGCGTCCTCACCCACGACCCCAAATTCGACATCCCCGTCCTGACCGCCGCACTCCGCCGGGAGGTGGCCTACATCGGCGCACTCGGCTCCCGCCGCACCCACACCGATCGCCTGGCCCGGCTCCGCTCCGCGGGCCTCAGCTCCGCCGAACTCGCCCGCCTCCGCTCCCCGATCGGCCTCGACCTCGGCTCCCGCACCCCCGCCGAGACCGCCATCTCCATCGCGGCCGAGCTCATCGCCCTCCGCAGAGGCGGCACGACCGAGCCCCTGACCACCTCAACAGGCCCCATCCACCCTGAAAAAAATCCCAATGCGTCCTTCGGTCCCTGGGACGTCCCGAAAGCCGCATTGGGGACCTGCTAG
- a CDS encoding gamma-glutamylcyclotransferase encodes MALMFLNGGAMRGEPLHHLLGGAELVAETTTAAKYRFYSVGDQCPALFPVAHGGAEIAGEVYDIPMDTLRDKVLPSEPHELELGVIELVDGSSVFAMLLRRAYTSHVQLKDITEIGNWRKYRGSVA; translated from the coding sequence GTGGCACTGATGTTCCTCAACGGGGGCGCCATGCGTGGCGAGCCGTTGCACCACCTGCTCGGCGGCGCGGAGCTGGTGGCGGAGACGACGACCGCCGCGAAGTACCGGTTCTACTCGGTCGGGGACCAGTGCCCGGCGTTGTTCCCGGTCGCGCACGGCGGGGCCGAGATCGCGGGTGAGGTCTACGACATCCCGATGGACACGTTGCGCGACAAAGTGTTGCCGTCCGAGCCACACGAGTTGGAGCTCGGTGTGATCGAGCTGGTCGACGGGAGCTCGGTGTTCGCGATGCTGCTGCGCCGGGCCTACACCTCGCATGTCCAGCTGAAGGACATCACCGAGATCGGGAACTGGCGCAAGTACCGGGGGAGTGTGGCATGA